The following proteins come from a genomic window of Venenivibrio stagnispumantis:
- the lipA gene encoding lipoyl synthase → MKPKVLSPLMPEVFKIKKLLRHLNLNTVCEEASCPNIGECFSKKTATFMIMGDICTRNCPYCNVSHGKPMPLDEKEPENIAKAVNILGLKYVVITSVDRDDLKDGGASHFAKVIQKTKEYNQDVKIEVLIPDFKGSIEALKIVIDAKPDVINHNIETVLSLYKKVRPQGNYQRSLELLKNIKDINDTIITKSGLMVGLGEEKEEIIQVMQDLRNVNCDILTIGQYLQPSKNHLPVSRYLSDEEFEEFRYIGEKLGFKEIYSGKLVRSSYHAGEIYKKIV, encoded by the coding sequence ATGAAACCAAAAGTCTTATCGCCATTAATGCCGGAAGTTTTTAAAATAAAGAAATTACTAAGGCATTTAAATTTAAATACTGTTTGTGAAGAGGCTTCCTGTCCTAATATTGGAGAATGTTTTTCTAAGAAAACTGCAACATTTATGATTATGGGAGATATATGCACCAGAAACTGCCCTTATTGTAATGTATCCCATGGAAAGCCTATGCCCCTTGATGAGAAAGAACCGGAAAATATAGCAAAGGCAGTAAATATTCTTGGGCTTAAATATGTGGTTATTACTTCTGTTGATAGAGATGACTTAAAAGATGGTGGTGCTTCCCATTTTGCAAAAGTGATACAAAAAACTAAAGAGTATAATCAAGATGTAAAAATAGAGGTTTTAATACCGGATTTTAAAGGCAGTATTGAAGCTTTAAAGATTGTGATAGATGCAAAGCCTGATGTTATAAACCATAATATAGAAACGGTTCTATCTTTATATAAGAAAGTTAGACCACAGGGAAATTATCAAAGGTCTTTGGAGCTTTTAAAAAATATTAAGGATATAAATGATACTATTATTACAAAATCAGGTTTAATGGTTGGTCTTGGTGAAGAGAAAGAGGAAATTATTCAGGTTATGCAAGATTTGAGGAATGTTAATTGTGATATTCTTACCATAGGTCAGTATTTACAACCATCAAAAAATCATTTACCGGTAAGTAGATATCTATCGGATGAAGAATTTGAAGAGTTTAGATATATAGGTGAAAAACTTGGATTTAAAGAAATATATAGTGGAAAATTGGTGAGAAGTTCTTATCATGCCGGAGAAATTTATAAGAAAATTGTATAA
- the ribD gene encoding bifunctional diaminohydroxyphosphoribosylaminopyrimidine deaminase/5-amino-6-(5-phosphoribosylamino)uracil reductase RibD, protein MNEDIKYMKRALQLAKKGKGYTHPNPAVGAVIVKDGKIIGEGYHKKAGMPHAEREAIKDAKEKGYDIKGSTMYVTLEPCCHYGRTPPCTNAIIEEGIKKVVVATLDPNPLVAGQGIEILKKAGIETKIGILQEEAKKLNEDFFVYITEKRPFIHLKIAQTIDGKIATKIGSSKWITSEKSRKFAHKLRLEASAVMVGVNTALKDNPSLTIRYIKSKKQPKRILIDRYIKTPIDFNIFNQEAQTILFCSKNADKSKIEKLREKNIKIYQLEEKEERLDLKEILKILAEEEQVIHLLVEGGKDLITQFIKNQLYDKISVFIAPKIVGEDGISSIGKLDILDIKDAKLLNINLIKKIDTDIYLELGRF, encoded by the coding sequence ATGAATGAAGATATCAAGTATATGAAAAGAGCTTTACAACTTGCCAAAAAAGGCAAGGGATATACCCATCCAAATCCGGCTGTTGGAGCTGTTATTGTAAAAGATGGAAAGATAATAGGAGAAGGATACCACAAAAAAGCAGGTATGCCTCATGCAGAAAGGGAAGCAATCAAAGATGCAAAAGAAAAAGGCTATGATATAAAAGGCTCAACAATGTATGTAACCCTTGAGCCGTGTTGTCATTATGGAAGAACACCGCCTTGCACAAATGCAATCATAGAAGAAGGAATAAAAAAAGTAGTAGTAGCCACATTAGACCCAAATCCATTAGTTGCAGGACAAGGAATAGAAATTTTAAAAAAAGCAGGAATTGAAACAAAAATCGGTATTCTTCAAGAAGAAGCAAAAAAATTAAATGAAGATTTTTTTGTATATATTACAGAAAAAAGACCATTTATCCATCTTAAAATAGCCCAAACCATAGATGGAAAAATAGCCACAAAAATCGGTAGCTCAAAATGGATAACTTCCGAAAAATCAAGAAAATTTGCCCATAAGTTAAGACTTGAAGCATCTGCAGTAATGGTAGGAGTAAATACAGCATTAAAAGACAATCCATCTTTAACAATTAGATATATAAAATCCAAAAAACAACCAAAAAGAATTCTGATTGATAGATATATAAAAACTCCAATAGATTTTAATATATTTAATCAAGAAGCCCAAACAATTTTATTTTGTTCAAAAAATGCAGATAAATCAAAAATAGAAAAATTAAGAGAAAAAAATATAAAAATCTATCAACTTGAAGAAAAAGAAGAAAGATTAGATTTAAAAGAAATATTGAAAATATTAGCAGAAGAAGAACAGGTTATTCATCTTCTTGTTGAAGGTGGCAAAGATTTAATTACCCAATTTATAAAAAATCAACTATACGACAAAATATCAGTATTTATAGCTCCAAAAATCGTAGGAGAAGATGGAATATCATCTATCGGAAAACTGGATATTCTTGATATAAAAGATGCAAAGTTATTAAATATAAATCTTATAAAAAAGATAGATACGGATATTTATTTAGAGCTTGGAAGATTTTGA
- a CDS encoding YihY/virulence factor BrkB family protein, with protein sequence MLKLNKLLYFLTPVYFSIKDYFVKNIGYHSASVSFYFLMSLIPLLFFIIHTTSLIAYNHIKQVIEYLYILFPEQVYNFVNLIVDISMKNKSFGVISLILSIYFSKDFFFSLQDAINFTFEDRKIEAKKKRLVVILSLPFLTFLIILFILIQLIFMFIINFFKDFSIFSFIAEYITLIQKISLIFEFIAVFFLMFSIYYFLLPFNNLSKYQIGLVSSFITILIQIIKYIFNLYLSYVSHINSVYVAAGGIFAFLIWIKLNFDVILIGSRILFYIDNQNLPSSK encoded by the coding sequence CTGTTAAAGCTGAATAAATTATTATATTTTCTGACTCCGGTTTATTTTTCTATTAAAGATTATTTTGTAAAAAATATAGGATACCATTCAGCCTCGGTATCCTTTTACTTTTTAATGTCTCTTATTCCTCTTTTGTTTTTTATAATCCATACTACTTCTTTAATAGCATATAATCATATTAAACAAGTTATTGAGTATTTATATATTTTATTTCCGGAGCAAGTTTATAATTTTGTAAATCTTATCGTAGATATTTCCATGAAAAACAAAAGTTTTGGAGTTATTTCTTTAATTTTATCTATCTATTTTTCAAAAGATTTTTTCTTTTCATTACAGGATGCCATTAATTTTACTTTTGAAGATAGAAAAATTGAAGCTAAGAAAAAAAGATTAGTCGTTATATTATCTCTACCTTTCTTAACTTTTTTGATAATTTTATTTATATTAATTCAGCTTATATTTATGTTTATAATTAATTTTTTTAAAGATTTTTCAATATTTTCTTTTATTGCAGAATATATTACTTTAATTCAAAAGATATCATTAATTTTTGAGTTTATTGCCGTATTTTTCTTAATGTTTTCTATTTATTATTTTTTACTGCCTTTTAATAATTTATCAAAATATCAAATAGGATTGGTATCTTCATTTATTACAATTTTAATTCAGATTATTAAATATATTTTTAACCTTTATCTATCTTATGTCTCCCATATAAATTCTGTTTATGTAGCAGCCGGTGGAATATTTGCATTTTTAATATGGATTAAATTAAACTTTGATGTTATTTTGATAGGTTCAAGAATATTATTTTATATAGATAATCAAAATCTTCCAAGCTCTAAATAA
- a CDS encoding YtxH domain-containing protein — protein sequence MNKKVVLVAIGTLLGAVGAYVAYNKREEILAKLQQLQESLKEAEITEKAKATIHEIAEKLSNLIKRSDTLTAEEKEKELKEIEEKIGKLEEAVKAE from the coding sequence ATGAACAAAAAAGTAGTTTTAGTTGCGATTGGAACATTGCTTGGAGCAGTTGGGGCTTATGTGGCTTACAACAAAAGAGAAGAAATTTTGGCAAAATTACAGCAACTTCAAGAAAGCTTAAAAGAAGCTGAGATAACAGAAAAAGCAAAAGCTACAATTCATGAAATTGCAGAAAAGCTCTCTAACTTGATTAAAAGAAGTGATACCTTAACTGCTGAAGAGAAAGAAAAAGAATTAAAAGAAATAGAAGAAAAAATAGGAAAGTTGGAAGAAGCTGTTAAAGCTGAATAA